The following is a genomic window from Halorientalis litorea.
ACTTTACCATTCCCAGAGCGGGATTAGATGTCTGACGTGGATTTATGAGTCATTGAATCAATGATCGTACTATGACCGAGTCACCTCGTGGCTGGGGCGTCACACCATCGACTGGCATTCCCACGATCGCCTTCGGCAATCAGAAGGGCGGGACTGGCAAAACAACGGCGACGATAAACAGTGCAGCGGCACTGGCCTCGCGAGAACACGATGTCCTCGCGATCGATATGGATCCACAGGCCGATATGACGAAAGGCCTGGGACTCGGCCCGGGCGACGACAACGATCCATCAAGCCCGAAGAACGACCTTCCAAATACGCTCGCTACGGATGATGCAAATCTTCTCGACGTCCTCGTCGACAATCCGCGCACTGACGACACGACTCTTTCAGAAATTATGATCCACAGCGACGATTACGAACACCTGAATTTCGATCTCGTACCGAGCCACAAGGACATGGGGCTTGCCCGGGATTGGATGGACGACGCAGGCGCTCGTCTCTCGTTGAAAGTTGCTCTCGAAGAGTTGGTCGACGACGGCTACGACTACGATTTTATTTTGATCGACTGCCCCCCTGATCTCTCGGTCCTGACGGATGCAGCGTTCATCGCGGCGCAAAACGTCTTCCTGGCTGCGCAAACCCAAGCGACATCCCGGGATGCTCTAGACGATCTCTGGGATCAGCTGGAATCCATCGAGGACAACCAACAGATCGAGATTGCGATCGTGGGACTGCTGGCAAACATGTACAGAGACGATGGTCAGTCACAGAAGTTCCTGGAGGCATTTGACGAGTCATATGCGTCACTAGCGCCGATCTTCAAGCTTCCAATGCGGGTAGCGATACAGCGCGCGTGGGACAACGGCTGCGATATTTTCGAATGGGAGGACGCCAACGACCAGCAAGTCGAGCGCGACCTCTTCCTGGAGGTTGCTGAGACGATGGAACGGGCGTTCGACAAAACGCAGGTGGAGGTGTAAGTATGCCCCGAGGGATGGATGAGCGATTTGATGACCCGTCAGAGGAAGCAGAAAAGGAAGAAGCTGCGAGCGACGACGAAACAACGGAGGCGACGTCGGAATCAGAGAGACAAGACCAGGAACCTGCAACCGCCACCGAAGAACAACCAGATCAGCAGAGGGGTGCTGGCTCGGCGGATGCTAAACCCTCTACTGAGGAGGCAACGGAAGCAGATGATGGACCGTTGAATATTCGTGAGGACTGGGATTCAGCCACGATATACGTTGAACCGGAGCAGAGCGAGGACATCGAAGTCACATTCACGCGACTGAAAAAACAGTTGAAGCGGGAGAACGTCACGCTGGAGAAGAACAAGCACTTCTATCGTGGGATCTTTGAAGTGGCGTTCGGCGAGCACCGCGAAGAGACGAAGGAAAAAATTCGTGAATTGGCGAAGGAAGACGTCGATCAATGAATCAGTGATTCACTGAAATTCGGATATTGCGTGATCGAGAGACCCAAGAAAACCTCGTCTGCTAAACGTGTACAGAGTCAAGCTATTTACACGGCTGGTGCGAATGATTTTGTACTAGATGGCTACCATCAACGTCGACAAATTGGAGCTATCCCAAGAACATCAGGGTGCTCTCGCCGCAGTCATCTGGGGATGGTTTCTTCGAACTCATCACCCGTACCTTTGGCAAACGCTCAATCTGGCCTTCGATTCGGCGGAGACGACCAAAGAGTGGGCAATGAAGTTGCCCACAAAGCTGATTGAGGCATACATCCTGAACGAAGCCCTCAAAGGACTCCCCGATATCCATCTGTGAAAGACACAGAGGACTACAGCAGATAGCAACGGTGATGTGGTTTATCAACCCTTCCGAGGTTTTGCAAAACCGGATTTTGGCTGACTCGTAGCAGTCAAAGAGTCTGCTAATTCCGGCAGCTATCAGGTACTCACGCCTGTGAGATCATCCGATATCAAGGCTAATCGTTCCCTGTCGAACGTTTCGTTCGAACTCGCGTAGGGGGATCAACTCCCGAAGGTCGGCTTTTGACTCTAGAACAATATCCTGCTGTAGCGTCGCATTAGCTACACGGTTGTCCGACTCAGGGACGTAGACCAATCGGAGGACATAATCCTGACCGGGTGTCGTAACGAATTTCAGGCATTGTTGGTACTCGTTGGTGGTAAGCCGTATACTGTAGGGAGGATCACGCCCAACAGCCTTGACTTCGATCGGGGAGGAAGCGAGCTCGCGGTCAATCGTCTCGTCCTGTCGCGTTGGGCCCAGTGGATCGATCATATCGAAGCCGGGTCCATCCTCCTGCGACACATCGAGCATTCGGAAAAGGTGAGAATCGTCAAGAGAGCCCTGTTCGAGGTCGGTACGCCAGTTCAAGAACCGTACCTCGATATCGTCAGCGGTCAAGCTCGACTCTAACAGGTCGAGGATCTGTTCCTCCCAGACATCGCTCTTGTGCCATGCGTAGTCGCGTTCGCTTTGTTCGTCGTAAAGACGGTATATGTGCTCGACGAACCTGTCGTAGTGCGTTTTTGGGTCACGTTTTATCCACTCAGTCAGATCGTCGAGGATCTTTATCGCTGTCGCGATTTCAGCGTCTTCGCCACGCCCCTTAGTCGGATAGCCGCCGCTATCTTGATGCACACTCCCCGACACGTTTTGGCCCTTCTCTTGAATCGACGACTTCCGTGAAGATCCGCCAGACGATGACGACGTCTGAAGGATTGAGAAGTCGCGCTCTGCGTCTTTCGACACGTCGCCGGCACGACTCATCGAATCTGCTCGGAACTCACGATCGGTTTTTGTTTGGAGTGACCCCGTTCGGATGTACTCCTCCAGAAACGCAGGGAGGTCATCATTACTGGCTTCATTCTGGATTCGATCCAGCCATAACGATAGTCTATCCTCGAAGCTCGTCGAACTGAGCTCTAGCCATCGGGTATCAGTGCTGGAATCAATTTGGAGTTCGGCCGGTACCACGTCCTGCCACTGGACATTGGCAGTGACTGAATCTACCTCCGTCTTCCAGTCGATCGGATCCGCAGACGCAATAGAGAGGGCGTCATTGACCTTTGAGACTTCGACCAACCGTCGAGCTTTAGTCCGATCGATATCGGCTGTGAGATCCGCCGGGAGGAATCGTTCGTTGGTGACCCACCATTCGATGACGCGTCCGACTCGATCTCGCTCAAAGCGCTGTAAAAGCGTCCGCCAGTCGCGGTCCAACGTATCTACGTAGAGCCCCTCAACCAGTCTTC
Proteins encoded in this region:
- a CDS encoding ParA family protein encodes the protein MTESPRGWGVTPSTGIPTIAFGNQKGGTGKTTATINSAAALASREHDVLAIDMDPQADMTKGLGLGPGDDNDPSSPKNDLPNTLATDDANLLDVLVDNPRTDDTTLSEIMIHSDDYEHLNFDLVPSHKDMGLARDWMDDAGARLSLKVALEELVDDGYDYDFILIDCPPDLSVLTDAAFIAAQNVFLAAQTQATSRDALDDLWDQLESIEDNQQIEIAIVGLLANMYRDDGQSQKFLEAFDESYASLAPIFKLPMRVAIQRAWDNGCDIFEWEDANDQQVERDLFLEVAETMERAFDKTQVEV